A window of the Aliivibrio salmonicida LFI1238 genome harbors these coding sequences:
- the yjjG gene encoding pyrimidine 5'-nucleotidase codes for MKYQWILFDADETLFYFDAFAGLQRMFSGYGVEFGKEQFIEYQLVNKPLWVQYQDNEITALQLQETRFEEWAKKVGVTPKAMNSAFMMAMAEICTPLDGARELLDSLLASNVKMGIITNGFTELQKIRLEKTEFSHYFELIIISEQVGIAKPDKRIFEHTFSMMGEVDLSAILMVGDNPDSDVLGGMNAGIDTCWLNEAGKTCPEGVEPTYTVGSLVALQTILESA; via the coding sequence ATGAAATACCAATGGATATTATTTGATGCCGATGAAACCTTGTTTTATTTTGATGCCTTTGCAGGTTTACAACGCATGTTTTCAGGTTATGGCGTTGAGTTTGGGAAAGAACAATTTATTGAATATCAATTGGTAAATAAACCGCTGTGGGTACAATATCAAGACAATGAAATTACGGCTTTGCAACTTCAAGAAACACGATTTGAAGAGTGGGCTAAAAAAGTAGGTGTTACGCCAAAAGCAATGAATAGCGCGTTTATGATGGCAATGGCCGAGATCTGTACGCCATTAGATGGTGCTAGAGAGTTGCTTGATTCATTGTTAGCGAGCAATGTGAAAATGGGTATTATTACGAATGGATTTACGGAATTACAGAAGATCCGCTTAGAGAAAACGGAATTTAGCCATTATTTTGAGTTGATCATTATTTCAGAGCAAGTCGGAATCGCAAAACCAGATAAACGCATTTTTGAACATACTTTTTCGATGATGGGGGAGGTGGATTTATCCGCGATACTTATGGTTGGAGATAACCCTGATTCAGACGTGCTTGGTGGCATGAATGCAGGTATTGACACATGTTGGTTAAATGAAGCCGGTAAAACGTGTCCTGAAGGCGTAGAGCCAACCTATACTGTGGGTTCACTGGTAGCATTACAAACTATTTTAGAAAGCGCTTAA
- the torC gene encoding pentaheme c-type cytochrome TorC, translating into MMSLLKKAWSVFARPSVHIGLGVLTLGGFVAGVIFWGGFNVALEATNTEEFCVSCHADNILPEYKGTIHDKNRSGVRATCPDCHVPHDWTSKIARKMKASKEVFAHLVGTIDTPEKFEERRIVLAQHEWDRFSANKSLECRNCHDYDGMDFSKMKPTARIQMQGAKERDQSCVDCHKGIAHNLPANMDSSGGMVSELSQLASNTKYEDGQTYVSVRHLPMYEDEKLTIEAGLLNPASQVTVLEEKGDAMKVAIDGWRKVKGFGRVIQEDFGMNIAVGALLKGAAQNDKIVEKFETKVDDLTGLPWQRVTVDVWMKKEDFLSDYTTVWQKAEESYKTNCSVCHTQPAEGHFDSNTWPGMFDGMMAFVNFDTDSKSLVLKYLQKHSSDFSDEKH; encoded by the coding sequence ATGATGTCATTACTTAAAAAAGCTTGGTCGGTTTTCGCTCGACCAAGTGTACATATCGGCTTGGGTGTTCTTACCCTTGGTGGTTTTGTTGCGGGTGTTATTTTCTGGGGTGGTTTTAACGTTGCGTTAGAAGCAACCAACACAGAAGAATTTTGTGTGAGCTGTCACGCTGATAACATCTTACCTGAATACAAAGGAACTATTCACGATAAGAACCGTTCTGGTGTTCGTGCTACCTGTCCTGATTGTCACGTTCCACACGATTGGACTTCTAAAATTGCTCGTAAGATGAAAGCAAGTAAAGAAGTATTCGCTCATTTAGTTGGTACAATTGATACCCCTGAGAAATTTGAAGAGCGTCGTATCGTTTTAGCCCAGCATGAATGGGACCGTTTTAGCGCAAACAAATCTCTTGAATGTCGTAACTGTCATGATTATGACGGTATGGATTTCTCTAAAATGAAACCAACGGCACGTATCCAAATGCAAGGCGCGAAAGAGCGTGACCAAAGTTGTGTCGATTGTCATAAAGGTATTGCACATAACCTTCCTGCAAATATGGACAGTTCTGGTGGCATGGTAAGTGAACTTAGCCAGCTAGCAAGTAATACTAAATATGAAGATGGTCAAACTTACGTTTCTGTTCGTCACCTTCCAATGTATGAAGATGAAAAACTAACGATTGAAGCGGGTCTATTAAACCCTGCCTCTCAAGTAACTGTACTTGAAGAGAAAGGCGATGCAATGAAAGTTGCGATTGATGGTTGGCGTAAAGTTAAAGGCTTCGGTCGTGTTATCCAAGAAGATTTTGGTATGAACATCGCGGTTGGTGCTTTGCTTAAAGGCGCAGCTCAAAACGACAAAATCGTTGAGAAATTTGAAACTAAAGTTGATGACCTAACGGGTCTACCTTGGCAGCGTGTTACTGTTGATGTATGGATGAAGAAAGAAGATTTCTTATCTGATTACACTACGGTTTGGCAAAAAGCGGAAGAGTCATACAAAACAAACTGTTCTGTATGTCACACTCAACCAGCTGAAGGTCACTTTGATTCAAACACATGGCCTGGTATGTTTGACGGTATGATGGCATTCGTTAACTTCGATACAGACAGTAAGTCACTTGTATTGAAATACCTTCAAAAACACTCTTCAGATTTTTCTGACGAAAAACACTAA
- a CDS encoding DUF2986 domain-containing protein: MSRKNKIKETLLKKHRRTQTKNSRAHNKPKYICKADREKMALEAEQATVETENTEQVTPSEE, encoded by the coding sequence ATGAGCCGTAAAAATAAGATTAAAGAAACGCTATTAAAAAAACACCGTAGAACTCAAACAAAAAATAGCCGTGCGCACAATAAGCCAAAATACATCTGTAAAGCAGATCGTGAAAAAATGGCTCTTGAAGCAGAACAAGCAACGGTAGAAACAGAAAACACAGAACAAGTAACACCGTCAGAAGAGTAA
- a CDS encoding IS982-like element ISVsa6 family transposase: MNKLVDIFCDVDDFCYQFLSQWEKYLVEASERKRKRQSVMSTSECMTIVIAFHQSNHRDFKNFYIGLVHQYWKGYFPNLLSYTRFVSKMPSLIAPMCAYFQSIKGKPTGIAFVDSTSLKVCHNIRIPRHKVFDGVAKRGKGTMGWFFGFKLHLLINHLGEIISLKITAGNVNDRTPVPDLCKELSGKLYADKGYIGKKLSESLKNSDVDLVTTSRKNMKAKEISAFDKAMLSKRYIIETINDQLKNISQIEHSRHRSVTGFMLNVISGVVAYCLKKQKPRIKLSECEFELILA, from the coding sequence ATGAATAAATTAGTTGATATATTTTGTGATGTCGATGATTTTTGTTATCAATTCTTATCTCAATGGGAAAAATACCTTGTTGAGGCTAGTGAGAGAAAAAGAAAACGTCAGTCAGTAATGTCTACTAGTGAATGTATGACTATTGTCATCGCTTTTCATCAATCAAATCATAGAGATTTCAAGAACTTCTATATCGGGTTAGTTCATCAATATTGGAAAGGATACTTTCCAAATTTACTTAGCTACACTCGATTTGTGAGCAAAATGCCTAGCCTAATCGCCCCAATGTGTGCCTATTTTCAATCTATCAAAGGTAAGCCGACTGGCATTGCTTTTGTTGACTCCACGAGTCTTAAAGTATGCCATAACATTCGAATTCCTCGCCATAAAGTCTTTGATGGTGTTGCGAAAAGAGGAAAAGGTACCATGGGATGGTTTTTCGGCTTCAAACTTCATTTATTGATTAACCATCTTGGAGAAATTATTTCGCTGAAAATCACAGCTGGCAATGTAAATGATAGGACTCCTGTACCTGATTTATGCAAAGAACTCTCGGGGAAATTGTACGCTGATAAAGGGTACATAGGTAAAAAGTTGAGTGAGAGCTTAAAGAACTCTGATGTCGATTTAGTGACTACCTCGCGAAAAAACATGAAAGCAAAAGAGATAAGTGCTTTTGATAAGGCTATGTTATCAAAGAGATACATTATCGAAACGATAAATGACCAATTGAAGAATATCTCTCAAATTGAACATAGCCGTCATCGTAGCGTGACTGGTTTCATGCTAAATGTAATTTCAGGCGTTGTGGCTTATTGTTTAAAAAAACAAAAGCCACGAATTAAGCTATCAGAATGTGAATTTGAACTAATCCTCGCTTAA
- a CDS encoding methyl-accepting chemotaxis protein: MLQKLLSNLKTKYQILVPVLVTIIVMMVAIFLVNAKLESTNHNVQVSEYRSTQLSNISVAESRLLFLRLSVAATFTDLELLKTIDFDNVVSELRLNFTSMVEQQRILQDLGATVKTPEQLQREVGDILSQLEGYKELANSIIFYNDTKVKEWGNSIYLTTPIQQANELMLAATLSEEEQAYWTKVLLELYNSAGSIEIHMTSLFNEDLFTSISKMARIDIVNDQFSTLFKLIEPLKNTEAKNIMSSVFKSQSDMNLVLWNATNNIEQSKKSLVDLGGVMYRELSDERERLSLMNQKISSTNMKLISESQNLLFVAMLITVVVSLIIGMIIAHIVTKPILILQEQMSDISNGRLDSLNHQSNNNEIGELCKNTDSTVIRLQEMISSLRNVGEEVSSSSTELAAIMVQSEANASDQKSQVDLIATAITELAASANQVDESANQADMKAREVLIMSRDGAKSASEGVKLSQDLANQMDGTSSEVMILKDQTDRISEVITVIDSISEQTNLLALNAAIEAARAGESGRGFAVVADEVRVLAAKTQQSTQNIQNIINDLQQKSLNVVDSVNQSIEMIHQTAQMSIDTNNQLLNISDSIEMISQTNSEMATAANEQNRAIESISENVNVITESINQNVEGIKESTQASQHLSELSENQREQLTFFKL; the protein is encoded by the coding sequence ATGCTGCAAAAGTTACTAAGTAATCTAAAAACAAAATATCAAATTTTAGTTCCAGTATTAGTGACTATCATTGTCATGATGGTAGCCATTTTTTTAGTTAACGCTAAATTAGAATCAACAAACCATAACGTACAAGTTTCCGAATATAGAAGTACCCAACTAAGCAATATCTCAGTCGCAGAATCACGTTTACTTTTTTTAAGGTTGAGTGTTGCTGCAACTTTTACTGATCTTGAATTATTAAAAACCATTGATTTTGATAATGTGGTTTCTGAATTGCGCTTAAACTTTACAAGCATGGTAGAGCAACAAAGAATATTGCAAGATCTCGGCGCAACCGTTAAGACACCAGAACAACTTCAGAGAGAAGTCGGTGACATACTGTCTCAGCTTGAAGGTTATAAAGAATTAGCAAATAGTATTATTTTTTATAATGACACTAAAGTGAAAGAGTGGGGGAACTCTATTTACTTAACAACGCCAATTCAACAAGCGAATGAATTGATGTTGGCGGCCACACTCAGTGAAGAAGAGCAAGCATATTGGACCAAAGTACTTCTTGAGCTTTACAATAGCGCAGGCAGTATTGAAATACATATGACGTCACTCTTTAATGAAGACTTATTTACTTCAATCAGTAAAATGGCAAGAATTGATATTGTAAATGACCAATTTTCAACACTATTTAAATTGATTGAGCCTTTAAAAAACACAGAAGCAAAAAATATCATGTCTTCTGTATTTAAATCTCAATCAGACATGAATTTGGTGCTGTGGAATGCGACCAACAACATTGAGCAAAGCAAAAAGAGTTTGGTTGATCTTGGTGGCGTAATGTATCGAGAATTAAGTGACGAAAGAGAACGTTTGTCTTTAATGAACCAAAAAATATCATCAACGAATATGAAGTTAATTTCTGAAAGTCAGAATTTATTATTTGTTGCAATGCTAATTACAGTGGTTGTATCGTTAATTATTGGGATGATTATTGCTCATATCGTTACAAAACCAATCTTGATTCTTCAAGAGCAAATGTCAGACATTTCTAATGGTCGATTAGATTCATTAAATCATCAATCAAATAATAATGAGATTGGTGAATTATGTAAGAATACGGATAGCACAGTTATTCGTCTTCAAGAAATGATCAGTAGCTTACGTAATGTTGGGGAAGAAGTCTCTTCGTCATCGACAGAACTTGCCGCTATCATGGTACAAAGTGAAGCGAATGCCTCAGATCAAAAATCACAAGTCGATTTAATCGCTACGGCTATTACTGAACTTGCGGCGTCGGCAAACCAAGTGGATGAATCTGCGAATCAAGCGGACATGAAAGCAAGAGAAGTACTTATCATGAGCCGTGATGGGGCTAAATCAGCGTCAGAAGGGGTAAAGTTAAGCCAAGACCTTGCGAACCAAATGGACGGCACATCAAGCGAAGTGATGATTCTTAAAGATCAAACTGATCGTATTAGTGAAGTGATTACGGTTATTGATTCAATCTCAGAGCAAACGAATTTACTGGCACTGAATGCCGCCATTGAGGCTGCTCGTGCGGGTGAAAGCGGAAGAGGCTTTGCGGTTGTTGCTGATGAGGTTCGAGTGCTTGCCGCTAAAACTCAACAATCAACACAAAACATCCAAAACATTATTAATGACTTACAACAAAAGTCATTAAACGTGGTTGATTCCGTAAATCAGTCAATAGAGATGATTCACCAAACTGCCCAGATGAGTATTGATACGAATAATCAGTTATTAAATATTTCTGATTCTATCGAGATGATATCGCAAACAAACTCTGAGATGGCAACCGCCGCCAATGAGCAAAATAGAGCGATTGAATCCATCAGTGAAAACGTCAATGTGATTACTGAAAGTATTAATCAAAATGTTGAAGGCATTAAAGAGTCAACTCAAGCTAGCCAACATTTATCTGAATTATCTGAAAACCAAAGAGAGCAGTTAACGTTCTTTAAATTATAA
- a CDS encoding cysteine-rich CWC family protein, with protein MKTPCIAACKNEGGICIGCKRTITEIIEWKSMTDENRDKVMDRLSGKSSSHECPECQKPAQCDIKMGKETCWCFDLETRDVGIVSENSACLCQHCLAKKPIA; from the coding sequence ATGAAAACACCTTGTATAGCAGCCTGTAAAAATGAAGGCGGTATCTGTATTGGCTGCAAACGCACCATCACTGAAATTATTGAATGGAAATCAATGACCGATGAAAACCGAGATAAAGTGATGGATCGATTGTCGGGTAAATCGTCTTCTCATGAGTGTCCTGAATGCCAAAAACCGGCTCAATGTGACATCAAAATGGGAAAGGAAACGTGTTGGTGTTTTGATCTAGAAACACGAGATGTAGGCATCGTTTCTGAGAATTCTGCTTGTTTATGCCAACATTGTTTAGCAAAGAAGCCTATAGCGTGA
- a CDS encoding glycoside hydrolase family 36 protein: MNSMIFSSTQEAIPVQNDIVYELHDDQITMRFAGIHNLPINDHFLVLQFATQLEHDAKILGDGFQMLAQTGGTVSDPQDIGRCPDNSASYRLYPEKAKKRFYNYLVIEQSDGFTLFGYTSCFRFAGYFEIHNYQGEMSVMAFLDGEDTRPQDWASNQMEALTVLKADSLAEVYELYADKVQQQHPIRAGVKKDAPVGWCSWYAYYAEVTEENILDNVEIMCNEQTELEWVLLDDGYQAFMGDWLTPSDKFPNGIQSLLQSIKEKGKKPAIWMAPFIAQAESDVFKNNPDWFVRHANGDLLKAEDITYGGWRCTPWYILDTSKLAVQCHLTEVVRTMKEEWGVELFKLDANYWGSLRGERVQSGITGVEAYRLGMQAIINGAGDALILGCNAPMWPSLGLVDAMRVSDDVERHAERFEQIAKETFYRSWQHRKLWQIDPDCITLTSLPNQGAERKYYDFHRNVILASGGLSLSGDPLPELNNFAKKTWKNLLSRQRLTQESAQFKSLSNCHGTLRLNNQHELHCLFNYEEEAMEVTLVADQPSIWRDFWTGEQLNEEPNQMLLLALEAGLSSRAILVSN; this comes from the coding sequence ATGAATTCTATGATCTTCTCAAGTACTCAAGAAGCCATTCCTGTTCAAAATGATATCGTGTATGAATTACACGATGACCAAATTACAATGCGCTTTGCCGGCATTCATAACCTCCCAATAAATGACCATTTCTTGGTTCTTCAATTTGCAACTCAGCTTGAGCATGATGCCAAAATTCTTGGTGATGGTTTTCAAATGCTTGCTCAAACTGGCGGCACTGTCAGTGACCCTCAAGACATTGGACGTTGCCCTGATAACAGTGCGAGCTATCGTTTATATCCTGAAAAAGCAAAGAAGCGTTTTTATAATTATCTGGTTATTGAACAATCGGATGGATTTACCTTGTTTGGTTATACGTCTTGTTTTCGTTTTGCTGGTTATTTTGAAATCCATAATTATCAAGGTGAGATGAGTGTTATGGCCTTCCTTGATGGTGAAGATACTCGCCCACAAGATTGGGCAAGCAATCAAATGGAAGCATTGACAGTATTAAAAGCGGACAGTTTGGCTGAAGTCTATGAATTGTATGCCGATAAAGTTCAACAGCAACACCCTATTCGTGCAGGGGTAAAAAAAGACGCACCAGTAGGTTGGTGTTCTTGGTATGCCTATTATGCAGAAGTTACAGAAGAGAATATTCTCGATAATGTTGAAATCATGTGTAATGAGCAAACAGAATTAGAGTGGGTGCTATTAGATGATGGTTATCAAGCATTCATGGGGGATTGGTTAACGCCATCAGATAAGTTTCCTAATGGTATCCAATCGTTATTACAATCCATCAAAGAGAAGGGAAAAAAGCCTGCTATTTGGATGGCTCCCTTCATTGCTCAAGCTGAATCTGATGTTTTTAAAAATAATCCTGATTGGTTTGTTCGTCATGCGAATGGTGACTTATTAAAAGCAGAAGACATTACTTACGGTGGTTGGCGTTGCACACCGTGGTACATTCTTGATACTTCAAAATTAGCGGTTCAATGCCACCTAACCGAAGTTGTCCGCACAATGAAAGAAGAGTGGGGCGTTGAGTTATTTAAGCTGGATGCGAACTACTGGGGCAGTCTGCGTGGCGAGCGAGTACAATCGGGTATTACTGGTGTTGAGGCTTACCGACTAGGTATGCAGGCTATTATAAATGGAGCAGGTGATGCCTTAATTTTAGGGTGTAACGCGCCAATGTGGCCATCGTTAGGGTTAGTCGATGCCATGCGAGTTTCTGATGATGTAGAGCGTCATGCTGAGCGATTTGAACAAATCGCAAAAGAGACATTTTATCGCAGTTGGCAACACCGTAAATTATGGCAAATTGATCCTGATTGCATCACATTAACGTCATTGCCTAATCAAGGTGCAGAGCGTAAATATTATGACTTTCATCGAAATGTGATTCTTGCTTCTGGTGGTTTAAGCTTATCTGGTGATCCATTACCAGAGTTAAATAACTTTGCTAAAAAGACATGGAAGAACTTACTGTCACGCCAGAGATTAACTCAAGAATCGGCTCAGTTTAAATCGCTATCAAATTGTCATGGGACGTTACGATTAAATAATCAACATGAGTTACATTGTTTATTTAATTATGAAGAAGAAGCGATGGAAGTGACTTTAGTTGCTGATCAACCGTCTATTTGGCGTGATTTTTGGACTGGAGAGCAATTAAATGAAGAGCCAAATCAGATGCTATTACTTGCCTTAGAGGCTGGATTAAGTAGCCGGGCTATTCTGGTTTCTAATTAA
- a CDS encoding DUF2058 domain-containing protein — translation MALSLQEQMLKAGLVNQNKVAKAKKASKKSRVQNREAKAAVELNKAAQAEKDKELSAQHKAEKDQKELLAQIKQLISANKLDRTHGDIGYNFTDGVLVKKMYVDKTMQTQLVAGRLAIVHFNEDYEVVPAGVADKITLRDKSVVVLNNVIAEDAQDEDDPYAEFVIPDDLMW, via the coding sequence ATGGCGCTAAGCTTACAAGAGCAAATGCTAAAAGCTGGGTTAGTGAACCAAAACAAAGTAGCAAAAGCAAAGAAAGCTTCAAAAAAATCTCGTGTTCAAAATCGTGAAGCAAAAGCGGCGGTTGAATTAAACAAAGCTGCTCAAGCTGAAAAAGACAAAGAATTGAGCGCACAACACAAAGCAGAGAAAGACCAGAAAGAATTACTTGCTCAAATCAAACAACTTATCTCAGCAAATAAACTGGATCGCACACACGGTGATATCGGTTATAACTTTACTGATGGCGTACTCGTCAAAAAAATGTACGTTGATAAAACAATGCAAACTCAATTGGTTGCTGGTCGCTTAGCTATTGTTCATTTTAATGAAGATTACGAAGTCGTTCCCGCTGGCGTTGCCGATAAGATTACTCTGCGCGATAAATCTGTTGTTGTACTTAACAACGTAATAGCGGAAGATGCGCAAGATGAAGACGACCCATACGCTGAGTTCGTTATTCCTGATGATTTAATGTGGTAA
- the torE gene encoding trimethylamine N-oxide reductase system protein TorE, which translates to MSNAVKQNDGAERSSEWKAFLFITVVLFPILSVGVVGAYGFSVWIAQALFFGMPGHGG; encoded by the coding sequence ATGAGCAATGCAGTAAAGCAAAACGATGGAGCTGAACGTTCTTCTGAATGGAAAGCTTTTCTCTTCATCACAGTTGTTCTTTTCCCAATTCTAAGTGTGGGTGTGGTTGGTGCGTACGGTTTCTCTGTGTGGATAGCACAGGCGCTGTTTTTTGGTATGCCAGGTCACGGCGGTTAA
- the torA gene encoding trimethylamine-N-oxide reductase TorA, which produces MSISRRSFLKGVATTSAVSLVGPSLLMSSKVSAAETTGTWRTSGSHWGAFRAHIYAGKVQEIKALEMDKHPTDMLNGIKGIIYSPSRVRYPMVRVDWLKKHKYSAETRGNNRFIRVTWDEALDLFYRELERVQKDYGPWALHAGQTGWNQTGSFHNCTAQMQRAVGMHGNFIKKVGDYSTGAGQTIMPYVLGSTEVYAQGTSWSEILEHSDNIILWATDPVKNLQVGWNCETHEAFAYLDQLKEKVADGKINVISVDPVKNKTQRFLDNEHMYINPQSDVAFMLAVAYTLYTENLYDKQFIDTYCLGFDEFMQYVLGETKDKVVKTPEWASDICGLSPERIREFAKMMATGRTQILFGWCIQRQQHGEQPYWMGTVLSAMTGQIGLAGGGVSYSHHYSSVGVPSTGFAGPGGFPRNVDQGNKPKWDNNDFNGYSNTIPVARWIDCLLEPGKEIRYNGNKVILPDFKMMVISGNNPWHHHQDRNRMKKAFQKLQTVVTIDFTWTATCRFSDIVLPACTQWERNDIDQYGSYSARGLVAMHKLVDPLFQSRSDFEIMTELTRRFGRHKEYTRDMDEMEWVRSLYAECRTANEGKFDMPEFDVFWEKGVLDFGEGKPWVRHADFRKDPEVNALGTPSGFIEITSRKIARFGYEECQGHPMWFEKSERSHGGPGSKKHPFWMQSCHPDKRLHSQMCDSEEFRATYTVQGREPVYLNPQDAKAKGIKDGDLVRVFNDRGQLLAGAVLTDSYPSGVIRIEEGAWYGPLNEKVGAICTYGDPNTLTQDIASSELAQATSANTCLVDYEKFTGKVPPVTSFGGPIIVE; this is translated from the coding sequence ATGTCTATTAGCAGAAGAAGTTTTCTAAAAGGTGTTGCAACAACAAGTGCAGTATCTTTAGTAGGTCCTAGCCTACTAATGTCTTCAAAAGTAAGCGCGGCTGAAACGACTGGCACATGGCGTACATCTGGCTCGCATTGGGGTGCATTCCGTGCACACATCTATGCGGGTAAAGTACAAGAAATTAAAGCACTAGAGATGGATAAACATCCAACAGATATGTTGAATGGCATCAAAGGTATTATCTACAGCCCAAGCCGTGTACGTTACCCAATGGTTCGTGTTGATTGGCTGAAGAAACACAAATACTCGGCTGAAACTCGTGGTAATAACCGTTTCATCCGTGTGACTTGGGATGAAGCGCTAGATTTATTCTACCGTGAGCTTGAGCGTGTTCAAAAAGATTACGGTCCATGGGCGTTGCATGCAGGTCAAACTGGTTGGAACCAAACAGGTTCTTTCCATAACTGTACTGCTCAAATGCAACGTGCTGTTGGTATGCATGGTAACTTCATCAAGAAAGTAGGTGACTACTCGACGGGTGCTGGCCAAACAATCATGCCGTATGTTCTAGGTTCAACAGAAGTATACGCACAGGGTACTTCTTGGTCTGAAATCCTAGAGCACAGTGATAACATTATTCTTTGGGCGACCGATCCAGTTAAAAACCTACAAGTAGGTTGGAACTGTGAAACGCACGAAGCATTTGCTTACCTTGATCAGCTAAAAGAAAAAGTAGCTGATGGTAAGATCAATGTGATCTCTGTTGACCCAGTTAAAAACAAAACTCAGCGTTTCTTAGACAATGAGCACATGTACATTAATCCACAATCAGATGTGGCGTTCATGCTTGCTGTTGCTTATACGCTATACACTGAGAATTTATATGATAAGCAATTCATCGATACTTACTGCTTAGGTTTTGATGAGTTCATGCAATACGTGCTTGGTGAAACGAAAGATAAAGTCGTTAAAACACCTGAATGGGCATCTGATATCTGTGGTTTGTCTCCAGAGCGTATTCGTGAATTTGCGAAAATGATGGCGACAGGTCGTACACAAATCTTATTTGGATGGTGTATCCAACGTCAACAACACGGTGAGCAACCATACTGGATGGGTACGGTTCTATCTGCAATGACAGGTCAAATCGGTCTTGCAGGTGGCGGTGTGTCTTACAGTCACCACTATTCAAGTGTTGGTGTTCCTTCTACTGGTTTTGCTGGCCCTGGTGGTTTCCCACGTAACGTGGATCAAGGTAACAAGCCTAAGTGGGATAACAATGACTTTAATGGTTACAGCAATACGATCCCAGTAGCTCGTTGGATTGACTGTCTATTAGAACCAGGTAAAGAAATCCGTTATAACGGTAATAAAGTGATATTACCTGATTTCAAAATGATGGTTATTTCTGGTAACAACCCTTGGCATCACCACCAAGATCGTAACCGTATGAAGAAAGCATTCCAAAAACTTCAAACGGTTGTAACGATTGATTTCACATGGACAGCAACGTGTCGTTTCTCTGACATAGTGCTTCCTGCATGTACGCAATGGGAACGTAACGATATTGACCAATACGGTTCATACTCTGCTCGTGGTCTTGTTGCAATGCATAAATTGGTTGATCCATTATTCCAATCACGATCTGATTTTGAGATCATGACTGAACTAACACGCCGTTTTGGTCGCCATAAAGAATACACTCGTGATATGGATGAGATGGAGTGGGTTCGTTCACTTTACGCTGAGTGCCGTACTGCGAATGAAGGCAAATTTGATATGCCTGAGTTTGATGTATTCTGGGAAAAAGGTGTTCTTGACTTTGGTGAAGGTAAACCATGGGTTCGCCACGCTGATTTCCGTAAAGATCCTGAAGTGAATGCATTAGGCACACCTTCTGGTTTCATTGAAATCACAAGTCGTAAGATTGCTCGTTTTGGCTACGAAGAATGTCAAGGTCACCCAATGTGGTTCGAGAAATCTGAACGCTCACACGGTGGTCCTGGCTCTAAGAAACACCCATTCTGGATGCAGTCTTGTCACCCTGATAAGCGTTTGCACTCACAAATGTGTGATTCTGAAGAATTCCGCGCCACTTACACAGTACAAGGTCGTGAGCCTGTATACCTAAACCCACAAGATGCTAAAGCAAAAGGCATCAAAGATGGTGATTTAGTTCGTGTATTTAATGACCGTGGTCAGCTTCTTGCTGGTGCTGTTCTTACTGATAGCTATCCTAGCGGCGTTATTCGTATTGAAGAAGGTGCATGGTACGGCCCTCTAAATGAAAAAGTTGGCGCTATCTGTACTTACGGCGATCCAAACACCTTAACGCAAGATATCGCATCATCTGAGCTTGCTCAGGCGACATCTGCGAACACATGTTTGGTAGATTACGAGAAGTTTACAGGTAAAGTTCCACCAGTAACCTCGTTCGGTGGTCCAATTATTGTTGAATAA